Proteins from one Rhizoctonia solani chromosome 5, complete sequence genomic window:
- a CDS encoding Reverse transcriptase has protein sequence MFEAEAPPSWWQESTAYACFLKNRTPTYINGKLITPYEAFYGKKPNIVTLYKFGAPVQILDQSGSRGKLDPKTKPACFVGIAKNQGNSYQYILDGGRQVLHSRNVYFPKDADTMLKPQELMEEDWISTRDIKHWGDLYDPSEDLTPNPYEVTTERAYIPTKSIVQPSKPTSPKKSQRIQPPNFEIPHSELKVDPEINIKPTKIEDVEPIAPSPLTLNLTAPLSYPSMSTTQPTRLNPVPIGLDNVDSGKRPEQIGCLVAKLQGMNLEGDQQYCENSINSDDEMSDTDSDSSDSEMVLYPKESPETPTEEAFSVTEWHKSTRELVTLMQKTHEFVPIYDIGNEKPSFVGRIVPARSRGVIPTLPISYLRRRASPYDRIHSPKTDINSIFDDIRPFINPVRPEFGAEVFNYASNLTMPLPNITHETFLLGAEGQSAIPTTFEEARSGPDWLLWMPAYNKEIDTFWAKGVWSFSHRPDDDSLVVDSRLVFTLKHNEQGRPHTYKVRIVAKGFTQQPGKNYNFTNSPTPSLDIICTTMATAVKENLKIHQIDVQSAFLNAPLDEEIYMEMPPGYKHPDHPRDKFVMRLHKAVYGLKQSP, from the exons ATGTTTGAAGCCGAAGCTCCGCCATCCTGGTGGCAAGAAAGTACCGCATATGCGTGCTTTCTTAAAAATCGCACGCCAACATATATTAATGGGAAGCTAATTACACCGTATGAAGCCTTttatggaaagaagccaaacATTGTCACATTGTACAAGTTCGGAGCACCGGTCCAGATACTCGACCAATCAGGATCGCGCGGTAAATTAGACCCAAAGACAAAGCCAGCTTGTTTTGTGGGCATTGCCAAGAACCAAGGCAATAGCTACCAATACATATTAGATGGCGGCCGACAAGTACTACATTCACGGAATGTATACTTCCCGAAAGATGCCGATACTATGCTTAAGCCGCAAGAGTTGATGGAAGAGGATTGGATCTCTACCAGAGATATCAAACATTGGGGTGATCTATACGACCCATCTGAGGATCTAACCCCGAATCCATACGAAGTAACAACAGAAAGAGCGTATATACCCACAAAATCTATTGTTCAACCCTCAAAACCCACGTCGCCGAAGAAATCGCAACGCATACAGCCTCCTAACTTTGAGATACCTCACTCAGAGCTCAAAGTTGACCCAGAAATCAATATAAAACCAACAAAAATTGAGGATGTTGAACCCATTGCTCCAAGTCCCCTTACTTTGAATCTTACTGCTCCATTATCTTACCCTTCAATGTCTACTACTCAACCCACTCGTCTCAACCCCGTTCCAATTGGTTTGGACAATGTA GACTCTGGCAAGCGTCCCGAGCAGATCGGATGCCTCGTCGCCAAACTACAAGGCATGAACCTCGAGGGCGATCAACAATATTGTGAAAATTCTATTAATTCAGACGATGAAATGTCCGACACTGATAGCGATAGTTCCGACAGCGAAATGGTTCTATACCCTAAAGAAAGCCCTGAAACACCCACTGAAGAGGCATTCAGCGTCACCGAATGGCATAAGTCGACCCGCGAACTAGTTACATTGATGCAAAAG ACTCATGAATTCGTCCCTATCTATGATATTGGGAACGAAAAGCCATCCTTCGTCGGACGTATTGTCCCCGCTCGCTCTCGCGGCGTTATCCCCACTCTTCCCATTAGCTATCTTCGTCGTCGCGCGTCTCCTTATGACCGCATACATTCACCAAAAACCGACATAAACTCAATTTTTGACGATATTCGCCCCTTCATCAATCCTGTGCGACCCGAATTCGGCGCTGAGGTGTTTAATTACGCTTCTAATCTTACAATGCCATTACCCAATATTACCCATGAAACTTTCCTACTCGGCGCCGAAGGGCAAAGCGCGATCCCAACTACATTTGAGGAAGCGCGCTCTGGGCCCGACTGGCTACTCTGGATGCCCGCATACAACAAGGAAATCGACACCTTTTGGGCAAAAGGCGTCTGGAGCTTCTCTCACCGCCCCGACGACGATTCACTAGTCGTTGATTCACGCCTGGTATTCACTCTTAAGCACAATGAGCAAGGGAGACCGCATACATACAAGGTTCGAATCGTCGCGAAAGGTTTCACGCAGCAGCCCGGTAAAAACTACAACTTTACCAACTCACCCACTCCGTCTCTTGACATTATTTGCACTACAATGGCTACTGCTGTAAAAGAGAACCTCAAAATTCATCAAATTGACGTTCAATCGGCATTTCTTAACGCGCCGCTCGATGAAGAAATCTACATGGAAATGCCCCCTGGCTACAAACACCCTGATCACCCGCGTGATAAGTTTGTAATGCGCCTTCATAAGGCCGTTTATGGGCTTAAACAGTCGCCTTGA
- a CDS encoding glycoside hydrolase family 16 protein produces the protein MEERRFSIASSHYSQSQETYDSHTHGDSSRLVPAPSRPPLVPRRSSLRISMARLSTIPASPLQMDRWTSPTTANIPSPSSSSGLMSQVPNALPVSHESTRASLLSQRQSRGWSGRFRPLSSVGDLLPTPGRQISRSQVRGPPQPAFVLPFETDSSLRSKSSISDLSDLDRYYGTLPPNHKPHVHELASTYSLDPDPEHWGTKLQLEDIEPDDDLHNPDPERDRKHDARDRIAIRGLINLGCLAILIIGLISLFAGYPIIAFFTQQSASTLGAYNLGGVNASGQVPELPSHRGLIDVDTPKSAYTRTSLLNGEKYELVFSDEFNVEGRSFYPGDDPYWEAVDLHYWSTNNLEWYDPSQVTTAGGSLRIELSAKHEHNLNYTGGMLSSWNKFCFTGGYIEANVSLPGASKTYGLWPAVWTMGNLGRAGYGASLEGTWPYTYDSCDVGTLANQTDPVTNGPPAAHTGGVSSSKGEMSYLPGQRLSACTCTSESDGTDGQKMVHPGPKVDGQYVGRSAPEIDVFEAQVDQHTLVGAVSQSGQWAPFNAAFVWDNSSTNLIISDPVNSKLNTFIGNEWQQTTSVVTNTNQNCYTQEGGCFSTYGFEYKAGNDGYIQWVNDAKMVWEVKAAGMGPDSKTQIGQRPVPQEPMYILANLGMSYNFGPIDFEHLVFPAYMLVDYIRVYQPADQHNIGCDPPNFPTADYINTYIEAYTNPNLTTWVDDYKQRMPKNRLIDQC, from the exons ATGGAGGAGAGACGCTTTTCGATTGCGAGTTCTCATTACTCGCAGTCGCAGGAAACATACGACTCCCATACACATGGTGATTCGTCTCGCCTCGTTCCGGCACCTAGCCGCCCGCCCCTCGTACCCCGCCGCTCAAGCTTACGAATTTCAATGGCACGATTATCAACTATTCCCGCTTCGCCACTGCAAATGGACAGATGGACATCCCCAACAACTGCCAACATACCATCCCCATCATCGAGCTCCGGTTTGATGTCCCAGGTGCCCAATGCCTTGCCCGTCTCTCACGAAAGCACTCGAGCATCTCTCCTCTCTCAACGCCAATCACGCGGATGGAGTGGGCGGTTCAGGCCGCTGTCAAGTGTGGGCGATTTGCTCCCAACTCCAGGGCGGCAAATATCTCGCAGCCAAGTACGCGGGCCGCCCCAGCCCGCATTCGTGCTTCCATTCGAGACTGACAGCTCGTTGCGATCCAAGTCTTCCATT AGCGACTTGAGTGATTTGGATAGGTATTATGGTACACTACCCCCGAACCATAAACCCCATGTACACGAACTCGCGAGTACATATTCCCTTGATCCAGATCCAGAACATTGGGGAACCAAACTACAGCTCGAGGACATT GAACCCGACGACGACTTGCATAACCCCGACCCCGAGCGGGACCGAAAACATGATGCTCGGGACAGAATAGCTATACGCGGTCTGATCAACCTGGGGTGCCTGGCCATACTCATAATTGGTCTGATTTCACTTTT TGCAGGGTATCCGATTATTGCTTTTTTCACCCAACAGAGCGCATCCACCCTGGGAGCATACAACCTTGGCGGGGTCAACGCCTCTGGACAAGTTCCTGAGCTGCCTTCTCACCGTGGGCTCATCGATGTCGATACACCCAAGAGCGCCTATACACGCACATCGCTCTTGAATGGCGAAAAGTACGAGTTGGTGTTTAGTGACGAATTCAACGTTGAAGGGCGGAGTTTCTACCCGGGCGACGATCCTTATTGGGAGGCTGTGGATTTACACTATTG GTCAACAAACAACCTCGAGTGGTATGATCCCTCTCAAGTGACTACAGCCGGAGGATCACTCCGCATCGAACTTTCAGCCAAGCACGAGCATAACCTCAACTATACGGGCGGAATGCTATCAAGTTGGAACAAATTTTGCTTTACGGGTGGATACATTGAGG CCAACGTGTCCCTTCCCGGAGCATCAAAAACGTACGGCCTGTGGCCCGCGGTCTGGACCATGGGGAATCTCGGTCGTGCGGGGTACGGTGCATCTCTTGAAGGCACATGGCCCTATACATACGA CTCGTGTGACGTCGGAACCCTTGCGAACCAGACGGACCCAGTGACAAACGGCCCACCGGCAGCCCATACAGGAGGCGTCTCGTCCTCCAAGGGCGAAATGTCCTATCTCCCGGGCCAACGACTGAGCGCATGCACCTGCACCTCGGAATCAGACGGCACAGACGGCCAAAAGATGGTCCATCCTGGTCCCAAAGTCGACGGACAATACGTTGGGCGAAGCGCGCCCGAGATCGATGTGTTCGAAGCCCAGGTCGACCAACACACTTTGGTCGGGGCGGTCAGCCAGTCTGGACAATGGGCGCCGTTCAATGCTGCGTTTGTATGGGACAACTCGTCGACCAACCTGATCATTTCCGACCCGGTCAACTCCAAGTTGAACACGTTTATTGGGAACGAGTGGCAGCAGACGACGTCGGTCGTGACCAACACGAACCAGAACTGCTATACTCAAGAAGGAGGGTGCTTTTCCACTTATGGATTCGAGTATAAGGCCGGAAACGATGGCTACATCCAGTGGGTGAACGATGCCAAGATGGTTTGGGAGGTCAAGGCTGCAGGGATGGGCCCGGACAGTAAGACCCAGATCGGTCAACGGCCCGTGCCCCAGGAACCAATG TACATTCTTGCCAATTTGGGCATGTCATACAACTTTGGCCCGATCGATTTTGAGCATTTGGTGTTTCCGGCGTACATGCTCGTCGATTATATCCGAGTTTACCAGCCAGCTGATCAGCATAATATTGGCTGCGACCCGCCAAACTTCCCAACTGCTGATTATATCAATAC ATACATAGAGGCATACACGAATCCGAATCTTACCACATGGGTGGACGATTATAAACAGAGAATGCCCAAAAACCGATTAATTGATCAGTGCTAG
- a CDS encoding Copia-like polyprotein/retrotransposon — protein MSDSSEETIHPPTDVEDEDFHPTYEDPEPTAHLSDLVQGSHDESFDSTASDDQLPPSSRFRFPFRAIPSSSLPSFAQPSTASSSTLPTPPVSCVAQQAPPQFVFSQPPAPLPPLPQGLQTPIPPPRPMASSGATTSAATSLSAPSISKKVIVQKISPLKGSDDYAVWSSKINDLLFQLKLSGHINDDYINAHKTDTTWADDDRNALITIRSCVDQSAYIHVMSCTTAKEAWDKLKDMFEVHGMLAKLFQRQKLDNIRMTEGDSLEHHIRKLRTKFETMQRILGDASRWNEEEWITLLIGSLPASWKPVIQTLPVEYEQGTTAAITTENRKKMVWTVTERLLAKEARLKGETAPKGESGMFNRDQAMRFPKPNGNFISGKKPGQCHNCGKMGHWASECRSSGGEYRNNNFNRGSNSNNCGNSNYRGRHRGRGRYNSNRGRTQQTNAAINNAKDEYGMMAIPTQTQTTPIKQLWIADSGATTHVCNNKTSMFDLQKVNGTVDGVNSAGTYEYIGKVELEVQPTYHRGK, from the coding sequence ATGTCAGATTCGTCGGAGGAAACAATACATCCCCCGACTGACGTAGAAGACGAGGATTTTCATCCTACTTACGAAGACCCAGAGCCGACAGCTCACTTATCCGATTTAGTACAAGGTTCGCACGACGAATCATTCGATTCTACCGCCTCAGACGATCAATTACCACCGTCAAGTCGTTTCAGGTTCCCGTTTAGGGCAATCCCCAGCTCAAGCTTACCAAGCTTCGCTCAACCATCAACAGCGAGCTCAAGCACACTACCCACACCCCCGGTATCGTGTGTAGCACAGCAAGCCCCGCCTCAATTCGTCTTTAGTCAGCCCCCAGCACCTTTACCACCGTTACCTCAAGGCTTGCAAACGCCCATACCACCACCTCGTCCAATGGCTTCCTCTGGAGCCACAACTTCGGCTGCTACATCTTTGTCAGCACCTTCTATTAGCAAGAAGGTTATTGTCCAGAAAATTTCCCCGCTTAAGGGATCGGACGATTATGCTGTATGGTCGTCAAAAATAAATGATTTATTGTTCCAATTAAAACTATCTGGACACATAAATGACGATTATATAAATGCTCATAAAACAGACACGACATGGGCCGATGACGATCGAAACGCACTAATTACTATACGGAGTTGCGTTGACcaaagcgcatatattcacgtTATGTCATGTACTACAGCGAAAGAGGCAtgggacaaactcaaagaTATGTTCGAGGTACATGGAATGCTAGCAAAATTGTTCCAGCGGCAAAAGCTTGATAATATACGAATGACCGAAGGCGATAGCCTCGAACACCACATTAGGAAATTACGTACCAAATTCGAGACGATGCAACGCATTTTGGGCGATGCATCAAGATGGAACGAGGAGGAGTGGATAACACTCCTAATTGGGTCATTACCGGCCTCGTGGAAACCGGTTATTCAGACATTACCGGTTGAATATGAGCAAGGCACGACAGCTGCAATCACTACCGAAAATAGAAAGAAAATGGTTTGGACTGTTACCGAACGGCTTCTTGCCAAAGAAGCACGCCTGAAAGGCGAGACCGCTCCAAAAGGGGAATCCGGGATGTTCAATCGCGATCAAGCAATGCGTTTTCCTAAACCGAACGGCAATTTCATTTCTGGAAAGAAACCCGGACAATGCCATAACTGCGGAAAAATGGGCCATTGGGCCTCTGAATGTCGATCCTCAGGGGGAGAATATAGAAATAACAATTTTAATCGAGGATCGAATTCAAACAATTGCGGTAATTCTAATTACAGAGGCCGACACCGAGGTCGAGGCCGATACAATAGCAATCGCGGCCGAACACAACAAACGAACGCAGCGATAAATAATGCAAAGGACGAGTATGGTATGATGGCCATACCTACACAAACCCAAACAACGCCAATTAAGCAACTGTGGATAGCTGACTCAGGGGCTACCACGCATGTATGCAACAATAAGACCAGTATGTTTGACTTACAGAAAGTTAACGGTACCGTCGACGGAGTAAATTCGGCCGGTACCTACGAATACATCGGAAAAGTCGAACTCGAAGTTCAACCAACATACCATAGGGGCAAATGA
- a CDS encoding glycoside hydrolase family 27 protein, with the protein MLPLISIIGLVASARAANNGLARTPQMGWNTWNKFACDISEDLILSAGQAVVNTGLKDLGYEYVVVDDCWHAASREPGTNKPVADSTRFPNGIKHLSDSIHNLGLKIGIYSSAGLYTCGRRFGSLGYEEIDAQTYAEWEIDYLKYDNCYNEGRHGTPLISYERYANMSRALNSTGRPILYSMCNWGEDGTWNWATEIANSWRMSGDIKDTFAGYDDRCPCTSMLDCKLPGYHCSVARILDFAAPLGQKAGPGRWNDLDMLEVGNGGMTYDEYVTHFSMWAAVKSPLILGNDVTEMTAETLEIITNQAVIAVSQDANGSPANRLWKRTLTDGDLSLWIGGLVNNTWVIALVNTSPKSQRVDLPFADIFADSSPTIRKSKFRLYDLWAQKTSSPPAWNSVSSQFPSFLNSSGASNTTLQTILARSTNWGKDLGVFSGTLKNVNVPAHGVKIWKAELATPVASSSSSVASATSATLTSVGATATSLTSSIPVSSTSTSSSISSGTTTSSSVESSVTAAPTSTL; encoded by the exons ATGTTGCCTTTGATTTCAATTATTGGACTTGTTGCCTCTGCTCGGGCCGCTAACAATGGATTG GCCCGTACGCCTCAAATGGGATGG AACACATGGAACAAGTTTGCGTGTGATATCTCTGAAGACCTGATCCTCTCCGCTGGACAAGCCGTAGTGAACACTGGACTCAAAGACCTGGGGTATGAAT ACGTCGTTGTGGATGATT GCTGGCATGCCGCATCCCGTGAACCCGGAACCAACAAACCTGTGGCCGACTCGACTCGTTTCCCTAATGGAATCAAGCATTTGAGCGATAGCATCCACAATCTAGGTCTCAAG ATCGGTATCTACAGCTCTGCAGGATT ATACACGTGTGGTCGCCGATTTGGTTCTCTCGGCTATGAAGAAATCGATGCCCAAACCTATGCTGAGTGGGAGATTGACTATCTTA AATACGATAATTGCTACAACGAAGGGCGCCACGGGACACCTCTCATTTCCTACGAGCGCTATGCCAATATGTCTCGCGCCCTCAATTCTACTGGCCGCCCGATACTGTACTCGATGTGCAACTGGGGTGAAGACGGGACTTGGAATTGGGCCACTGAAATTGCCAACAGCTGGCGCATGAGTGGTGACATAAAAGAT ACATTTGCAGGATACGATGATCGCTGTCCCTGCACTTCCATGCTGGATTGCAAACTCCCCGGCTACC ATTGCTCGGTTGCGCGGATTCTCGATTTTGCTGCTCCTTTGGGACAAAAGGCTGGTCCGGGCCGATGGAACGACTTAGACATGCTCGAGGTTGGAAATGGTGGTATGACATATGATGAATATG TCACCCATTTTTCAATGTGGGCTGCAGTCAAGAGCCCTTTGATCTTGGGTAACGATGTCACCGAGATG ACGGCAGAGACCCTCGAGATTATCACGAACCAAGCAGTCATTGCCGTTTCTCAAGATGCCAACGGATCGCCTGCCAATCGCCTCTGGAAGCGCACTCTGACTGACGGTGACTTGTCGCTTTGGATCGGAGGCCTTGTGAATAA CACGTGGGTTATCGCATTGGTGAACACCTCACCCAAGAGTCAGCGCGTCGACCTTCCTTTTGCTGATATTTTTGCCGACTCG TCTCCGACCATTCGTAAATCTAAATTCCGCCTTTACGACCTTTGGGCCCAGAAAACCAGTTCACCTCCCGCTTGGAACTCTGTTTCATCCCAATTCCCCTCTTTCCTCAACTCGTCTGGAGCAAGCAACACAACACTTCAGACCATTCTCGCACGCTCGACCAATTGGGGAAAAGACCTCGGTGTGTTCTCGGGGACGTTGAAGAACGTGAACGTGCCCGCGCATGGTGTTAAGATCTGGAAAGCAGAGTTGGCCACCCCAGTTGCAAGCTCTTCGAGTAGCGTTGCATCTGCGACGAGCGCTACCTTGACTTCAGTTGGCGCCACTGCGACTTCACTCACTTCGTCTATCCCTGTGTCCAGCACTTCCACTTCATCCTCGATCAGTAGTGGTACTACTACCTCCAGTAGCGTAGAATCTTCTGTCACGGCCGCCCCTACATCCACCTTGTGA
- a CDS encoding Bud22 family protein, producing the protein MAGQKRKRDAELLDDEGLQKRITGKLHHSFKEATQAAKKAKAFEVQRTVKKLKDARQKAPGDVPGLENKLEAAKALDHAALARISLSRKIQKIKTLSENSIIQSALAQVDIPSFESITGEAKQAVLSSKILAGEVGRLCTDLKELVEPTEEKEPQQKGSSEEDDDEVEWEGIRDENEGENEEDESDTSNSAVLESALSKLRIPLDSVPQGHYSDSSSETDSIVLDEGEEEADDGASWESGSVDSDGNVRRDVSPSASSTSSNSPPKKQTKTANKTESRFLPSLASGFIRGNSDGSDIEDADVAPERKNRRGQRARKAIWEKKYGKNANHVKKAREEAAARGRGRGRDRGGLAAGTGRVAHSTGEKRGGSSRMSRGGPPAGRGGRVRPPPAPLPTTQDSGWQQRLPKKEKEEKAIHPSWIAKQKLKYKESIAAVPQGKKIVFDYPNSYSYPYLDAPTMPSPRLTDKELFDINSAAVTKEYSVKPHLDYRTVSAVNGPLVVLDNVKFPSYNEIVRLTLPDGTQRGGQVLEVQGKKAIVQVFEGTAGVDVKATHVEFTGSSMKLPVSEDMLGRIFNGSGQPIDKGPKVFAEDYLDINGSPINPYSRIYPEEMIQTGISTIDTMNSIARGQKIPIFSAAGLPHNEIAAQICRQAGLVKRPTKDVHDGHEDNFSIVFAAMGANRETARFFQRDFEENGSLDRVTLFLNLANDPTIERIITPRLALTTAEYYAYQLEKHVLVILTDMSSYADALREVSAAREEVPGRRGYPGYMYTDLSTIYERAGRVQGRNGSITQIPILTMPNDDITHPIPDLTGYITEGQIFVDRQLHNRQIYPPINVLPSLSRLMKSAIGEKLTRKDHGDVSNQLYAKYAIARDAAAMKAVVGEEALSPEDKLALEFLERFEKEFVGQGAYESRTIFDSLDLAWSLLRIFPKEQLNRINPKIIAEFYSRQPKSKKTEEKKEEGKLIDA; encoded by the exons ATGGCTGGTCAGAAACGAAAGCGAGATGCTGAGCTG CTTGATGACGAAGGTCTTCAGAAAAGGATAACGGGCAAACTG CATCACAGCTTCAAAGAAGCCACCCAAGCTGCAAAGAAAGCCAAGGCGTTTGAAGTTCAACGAACTGTGAAGAAGCTTAAAGATGCTAGGCAGAAAGCGCCAGGTGATGTCCCGGGGTTGGAGAATAAATTGGAGGCTGCAAAG GCCCTAGATCATGCCGCACTTGCACGTATCTCGCTCTCTCGGAAGATTCAAAAGATCAAGACACTTTCAGAAAACTCAATCATTCAATCTGCATTGGCTCAAGTCGATATTCCGTCGTTCGAAAGTATAACAGGAGAGGCAAAACAGGCTGTGCTCAGCTCTAAGATTTTAGCGGGAGAAGTAGGGAGGTTGTGTACTGATTTAAAGGAGCTGGTCGAACCTACTGAAGAGAAGGAGCCCCAACAAAAGGGTTCATCTGAagaggatgatgatgaagTAGAGTGGGAGGGTATTCGGGATGAGAACGAAGGCGAAAACGAAGAAGACGAAAGCGATACCTCTAACTCGGCTGTGCTGGAGTCTGCGCTCTCAAAGCTCAGGATCCCACTCGATAGCGTTCCTCAAGGACACTACTCGGATTCATCTTCCGAAACTGATAGCATTGTGTTGGAcgagggggaggaggaagctgatgaTGGTGCTTCGTGGGAGTCTGGGAGTGTGGACAGCGATGGAAACGTTCGGCGTGATGTTTCTCCATCCGCATCATCCACAAGCTCAAACTCGCCTCCAAAGAAACAAACCAAAACTGCAAACAAAACAGAGTCGAGATTTCTTCCATCTTTGGCTTCTGGATTTATTCGTGGGAATTCGGACGGTTCAGATATTGAGGACGCGGATGTTGCACCAGAGAGAAAGAACCGCAGGGGACAAAGAGCGAGGAAAGC GATATGGGAAAAGAAATATGGAAAGAATGCGAATCACGTTAAGAAAGCGAGAGAAGAGGCGGCCGCTCGAGGGAGGGGTAGGGGTAGGGACCGAGGAGGACTCGCTGCAGGTACAGGAAGAGTGGCTCATTCAACTGGCGAAAAGCGAGGTGGAAGTTCTAGAATGTCCCGAGGAGGCCCACCCGCCGGACGAGGTGGTCGAGTTCGTCCTCCGCCAGCTCCTCTTCCAACCACTCAGGACTCAGGATGGCAGCAGCGGCTTCCAAAGAAAGAGAAGGAAGAAAAGGCGATACACCCAAGTTGGATAGCAAAACAAAAGCTCAAGTATAAGGAGTCTATTGCGGCTGTTCCCCAAGGTAAAAAGATCGTATTCGATTA CCCAAACTCGTACTCGTACCCATACTTGGACGCGCCCACGATGCCCAGTCCACGACTCACGGATAAAGAACTTTTTGATATCAATAGCGCGGCGGTCACCAAAGAGTACAGCGTCAAGCCGCATCTTG ATTATCGGACTGTCTCTGCGGTTAACGG CCCACTTGTCGTGCTCGATAATGTCAAG TTTCCTTCGTACAATGAAATCGTACGTCTAACACTCCCAGACGGTACACAACGCGGCGGTCAAGTACTTGAAGTGCAAGGAAAGAAGGCCATCGTTCAAGTCTTCGAGGGTACAGCAGGAGTCGACGTCAAGGCTACTCATGTGGAGTTTACGGGCAGTAGCATGAAGTTGCCAGTTTCTGAAGACATGCTTGGTCGTATCTTCAACGGATCTGGTCAGCCCATTGATAAAGGTCCCAAAGTCTTTGCTGAAGACTATTTGGATATCAACG GGTCCCCAATTAACCCTTATTCGCGTATTTACCCTGAAGAAATGATCCAGACGGGTATTTCGACTATCGACACCATGAATTCTATCGCTCGAGGACAGAAGATTCCTATCTTCTCGGCAGCTGGTTTGCCCCATAACGAG ATTGCGGCCCAAATCTGTCGACAAGCAGGTCTCGTCAAGCGTCCGACCAAGGACGTGCATGATGGACACGAAGACAACTTTAGTATTGTCTTTGCGGCTATGGGTGCTAACCGTGAAACTGCTCGCTTTTTCCAACGTGACTTCGAGGAGAACGGTTCGCTCGATCGTGTTACGCTGTTCCTCAACTTGGCCAACGACCCGACGATTGAGCGTATCATTACGCCTCGATTGGCATTGACGACGGCTGAGTATTACGCGTACCAGTTGGAGAAGCACGTACTCGTTATCCTGACCGATATGAGTTCATATGCGGATGCGCTACGTGAAGTTTCTGCTGCCCGTGAAGAAGTACCTGGACGACGTGGTTATCCTG GTTACATGTATACTGATTTGTCGACTATTTACGAGCGTGCCGGGCGTGTACAGGGAAGGAATGGATCAATCACCCAGATTCCGATCTTGACTATGCCTAACGATG ATATCACCCACCCTATTCCCGATCTTACTGGCTACATTACCGAGGGTCAAATTTTCGTCGATCGACAACTTCACAATCGTCAAATTTATCCTCCCATCAACGTCCTCCCCTCCTTGTCCCGTTTGATGAAGAGTGCCATTGGCGAGAAGCTTACTCGCAAAGATCATGGTGATGTATCCAATCAGCTG TACGCGAAATATGCTATTGCAAGGGATGCTGCGGCAATGAAGGCAGTCGTTGGTGAGGAGGCGCTTTCGCCCGAAGACAAGTTGGCACTGGAATTCTTGGAACGATTCGAAAAGGAGTTTGTCGGCCAAG GCGCCTATGAGTCCCGCACGATCTTTGACTCTCTGGACCTTGCATGGTCCCTGCTACGTATCTTCCCAAAGGAACAGTTGAACCGTATCAACCCCAAGATTATTGCCGAGTTCTACTCCCGGCAGCCGAAGTCTAAGAAGACAGAGGAAAAGAAAGAAGAGGGGAAACTCATCGATGCGTAG
- a CDS encoding ZIP Zinc/iron transport family protein, whose amino-acid sequence MGLIQLVIMCTLLGGASFGLGLLPLILTFSKTRISQISTIGTGLLLGAAMGIVIPEGIEALHHANESTRTSEKGEDEVPTRTIALCLLSGFTLMLAVEQLIAPSGHQHHPAPPLSVTVFDEDDIEQLELGPAPGDQYPDPLVDATGRRRSVDSISLNARNDGLALGASARSGQNALEAIVFLAIIVHKAPTALALSTALMPHLPRQSVKRHTTAFALTSPLAALMTYFLIEFLGEHDSLAKWTGIALLFSGGTFLYVATVLQPVSGHGNQESELKPGVRVLLTVLGMFFPFIAGGILGHGHEH is encoded by the exons ATGGGTCTCATTCAACTTGTTATAATGTGCACTCTCCTGGGTGGCGCATCATTCGGCCTCGGCCTTCTCCCACTAATATTAACATTCTCGA AAACCCGAATCTCCCAAATTTCTACAATCGGCACAGGTCTGCTCCTTGGGGCAGCAATGGGCATCGTCATACCTGAAGGGATCGAGGCACTTCACCACGCAAACGAATCAACCCGGACCTCTGAGAAAGGTGAAGACGAAGTACCTACGCGGACCATTGCACTCTGTCTTTTATCGGGGTTCACTCTGATGCTCGCTGTTGAACAACTCATCGCTCCTTCGGGACATCAACACCATCCCGCACCCCCACTTTCTGTAACAGTCTTTGACGAGGACGACATTGAGCAGCTCGAGCTGGGTCCGGCTCCAGGCGATCAATACCCCGATCCGCTAGTGGATGCCACCGGAAGACGAAGATCGGTGGATAGTATCAGTCTTAACGCACGAAATG ACGGTCTCGCACTTGGTGCAAGCGCACGGAGCGGCCAGAATGCGTTGGAGGCGATTGTATTCTTGGCCATCATTGTCCATAAAG CTCCGACAGCATTGGCACTTTCTACGGCTCTCATGCCCCATCTCCCACGTCAATCCGTCAAACGACATACCACAGCTTTCGCTCTAACTTCTCCCTTGGCAGCTCTGATGACATACTTTTTAATCGAGTTTTTGGGAGAACATGACTCGCTAGCAAAGTGGACAGGAATCGCATTGTTATTCTCT GGCGGAACTTTCTTGTATGTTGCGACTGTTCTTCAACCCGTTTCCGGTCATGGAAATCAAGAAAGTGAACTCAAGCCAGGGGTAAGAGTGCTACTCACCGTGCTCGGGATGTTCTTCCCGTTCATTGCGGGAGGTATTCTTGGACATGGTCACGAGCACTAA